From the genome of Geminocystis herdmanii PCC 6308, one region includes:
- the pstA gene encoding phosphate ABC transporter permease PstA: protein MSTLSIGSLKKKSSSPRVILGSVMTGLSALCMVVTLVPLVAVLFFVIVQGFSRLNFDLFTQLPPPPGLSEGGLANAIIGTLVVVGIAVIIAVPIGVLAAVYLSEFSNNNKFATSIRFATNVLSGVPSIIAGIFAFGLLVSSGIVGFSAIAGGVALAVLMLPTIIRTTDEALKIVPQEIRWAALGVGAYKYQTVIKIVLPAALPGIITGVTLAIARAAGETAPLIFTALFSNFWPNVSVQGFKEPIATLSVLVYNFAILPFKPQQELAWAGSLILVFLVLITSILARLATRRKIY, encoded by the coding sequence ATGAGTACTCTTAGTATAGGCAGTTTAAAAAAGAAATCATCTAGCCCTAGGGTGATTTTAGGCTCGGTAATGACAGGGTTAAGTGCTTTATGTATGGTAGTAACTTTAGTTCCTTTAGTTGCCGTACTTTTTTTCGTTATTGTACAGGGTTTTAGTCGTCTCAATTTTGATTTATTTACCCAATTACCTCCTCCTCCCGGATTAAGTGAAGGGGGTTTAGCCAATGCGATTATTGGAACTTTGGTAGTAGTGGGTATTGCTGTAATTATTGCTGTACCTATTGGGGTATTAGCCGCCGTATATCTGTCTGAGTTCAGTAACAACAATAAGTTTGCCACCAGTATTCGCTTCGCTACTAACGTTTTAAGTGGTGTTCCTTCGATTATTGCGGGGATTTTTGCCTTCGGTTTATTAGTCTCTAGCGGTATTGTAGGTTTTTCTGCCATTGCTGGGGGTGTGGCTTTAGCGGTGTTGATGTTACCTACGATTATTCGGACTACCGATGAGGCTTTAAAAATTGTACCTCAAGAAATTCGTTGGGCGGCTTTGGGAGTTGGTGCATATAAGTATCAGACAGTAATAAAAATTGTCCTTCCTGCGGCTCTACCCGGTATTATTACTGGGGTGACTCTTGCCATCGCACGGGCGGCGGGAGAAACTGCTCCTTTAATTTTTACAGCGTTATTCTCGAACTTTTGGCCTAATGTGTCTGTGCAAGGGTTTAAAGAACCGATCGCCACTTTATCGGTATTAGTCTATAATTTTGCGATTTTACCTTTTAAACCACAACAAGAATTAGCGTGGGCAGGGTCATTAATTTTGGTATTCTTAGTATTAATAACCAGTATTTTAGCTCGTTTAGCTACTCGTAGAAAAATTTATTAA
- a CDS encoding CTP synthase — protein MTKFVFVTGGVVSSIGKGIVAASLGRLLKSRNYSVSIVKLDPYINVDPGTMSPYQHGEVFVTDDGAETDLDLGHYERFTDTSSSRLNSVTTGSIYQAVINKERRGIYQGATVQVIPHITNEIKERIHRVAKNNSPDVVITEIGGTVGDIESLPFLEAIRQFRKDVGRDNVLYLHVTLIPWISVAGELKTKPTQHSVKELRSLGIQPDVLVCRCHTTIPQNIKEKIAEFCDVPSEAVITSSDANSIYEVPLILEKEGLADQVLQLLRLENRSPDLEKWENLVNKMQHPEHKLKISIVGKYIKLSDAYLSVVEALIHAGIHSQAEIELIWVDAEDIELHGADKYLKDVNGILVPGGFGNRGVDGKVKAIEYAREHKIPFFGLCLGMQCSVIEWARNTAQLEKANSAEFDEETPHPVINLLPEQEDVVDLGGTMRLGVYPCRLIPDTLAHSLYQDEVIYERHRHRYEFNNSYRNQFLETGYQVSGTSPDGRLVEIIELPNHPFFLATQFHPEFKSRPSQPHPLFIGFIKACVGFTENVS, from the coding sequence ATGACTAAATTTGTATTTGTGACTGGTGGTGTGGTTTCCAGTATTGGCAAGGGAATTGTGGCGGCTAGTTTGGGAAGGTTGCTAAAGTCTCGTAATTACTCAGTTTCGATCGTCAAGTTAGACCCTTATATTAACGTAGATCCGGGAACAATGAGTCCTTATCAACACGGGGAAGTTTTTGTTACCGATGATGGTGCGGAAACAGACTTAGATTTAGGGCATTATGAACGTTTTACCGATACTTCCAGTTCTAGGCTTAATAGTGTCACCACTGGCTCAATTTATCAAGCGGTAATCAATAAAGAAAGGCGGGGTATTTATCAGGGTGCAACGGTACAAGTTATTCCTCATATCACCAATGAAATTAAAGAAAGAATCCATCGAGTGGCGAAAAATAATAGCCCTGATGTGGTAATTACGGAAATTGGTGGTACGGTGGGAGATATTGAATCTTTACCCTTCCTTGAGGCGATTCGTCAATTTCGTAAGGATGTAGGGCGCGATAATGTACTTTATTTACACGTTACCCTTATCCCTTGGATTTCTGTGGCAGGAGAATTGAAAACCAAGCCCACTCAACACTCAGTTAAGGAACTTCGATCGCTCGGTATTCAACCAGATGTGTTAGTATGTCGTTGTCATACCACTATTCCCCAGAATATTAAGGAAAAAATCGCTGAATTTTGTGATGTGCCTAGTGAAGCTGTCATTACTTCTTCCGATGCAAATAGTATTTATGAAGTTCCTTTGATTTTAGAAAAAGAAGGTTTAGCGGATCAAGTATTGCAGTTGTTGCGGTTAGAAAATCGATCGCCCGATTTAGAAAAATGGGAAAATTTAGTGAATAAAATGCAACATCCTGAGCATAAACTAAAAATTTCGATCGTCGGGAAATATATTAAACTCAGTGATGCTTATTTGTCAGTGGTGGAGGCTTTAATCCATGCAGGTATCCATTCCCAAGCCGAAATTGAACTAATTTGGGTGGACGCAGAAGACATTGAACTTCATGGAGCAGACAAATATTTAAAAGATGTTAATGGTATTCTTGTACCGGGGGGCTTTGGTAATCGAGGAGTTGATGGCAAAGTCAAAGCCATTGAATATGCAAGAGAGCATAAAATTCCCTTTTTTGGACTATGCTTAGGAATGCAGTGCAGTGTTATCGAGTGGGCAAGAAATACCGCCCAATTAGAAAAAGCAAATAGTGCCGAATTTGACGAAGAAACTCCTCACCCCGTGATTAACTTATTACCCGAACAAGAAGACGTAGTGGACTTAGGAGGTACAATGCGTTTAGGAGTCTATCCTTGTCGTTTAATACCTGATACCCTTGCTCATTCTCTATACCAAGACGAGGTTATTTATGAGCGTCATCGTCATCGTTACGAATTTAATAATAGTTATCGTAACCAATTTTTAGAGACGGGCTATCAAGTTAGTGGCACATCTCCCGATGGTAGATTAGTAGAAATTATAGAATTACCTAATCATCCTTTTTTCCTAGCAACTCAATTTCATCCTGAGTTTAAATCTCGCCCTAGTCAACCTCATCCTTTATTTATCGGTTTTATTAAGGCTTGTGTAGGGTTTACTGAAAATGTAAGTTAA
- a CDS encoding type II toxin-antitoxin system VapC family toxin codes for MKYKYLLDTNIISEINKKIPNQFVTEKMTIHQKKVATASPVIHELLYGCLRLPPESAKRNFLLNYIKQIPLTMPIFSYDLESSQWHGEERARLSKIGKTPAFIDGQIASIAYCNNLILVTNNVSDFDSFNGLQIENWLLK; via the coding sequence TTGAAATATAAATATCTATTAGATACAAATATTATTTCTGAAATTAATAAAAAAATTCCTAATCAATTTGTAACTGAAAAAATGACCATTCATCAGAAAAAAGTAGCCACCGCTTCTCCCGTGATTCATGAGCTTTTATATGGTTGTTTAAGATTGCCTCCGGAATCAGCTAAAAGAAATTTTTTACTGAATTATATTAAGCAAATACCGTTAACAATGCCTATTTTTAGTTATGATTTAGAATCTTCACAATGGCATGGAGAAGAAAGAGCTAGATTATCAAAAATTGGCAAAACTCCAGCATTCATAGATGGACAAATTGCCAGTATCGCTTATTGCAATAATTTAATTTTAGTGACTAATAATGTTAGTGATTTTGACTCATTTAATGGATTACAAATTGAGAATTGGCTTCTCAAATAA
- a CDS encoding PstS family phosphate ABC transporter substrate-binding protein, translated as MLNKKSFFPQKTMVTGLILSLLLTACGETKPEESKTVSIDGSSTVFPITNLIVEKFNALDSDDISVDSNFSGSIGGFRNFCEGKTDINNASVPIPQRFMEECKKNGVAYIELPVAFDALTVVTHPSNTWAKTMTVEELKTIWQPSAENSIVRWNQVNSQWADKTLNLFGPGRDSGTFEYFTIAIIGEKESRNDYVFSEDDDALVNGVAQDPNALGYFGYAYYSQHQDKLQAVSIDNGKGAIVPSDATIMDNTYRPLTRPLFIYVNAKRAQENKALEQFVDFYLSNASKIVHEVGYLPLPESAYGVAKIHFQKNRVGTVFNGQPVLNATINELLTRTYATEGKEGYVY; from the coding sequence ATGCTTAATAAAAAGTCATTCTTTCCCCAAAAAACGATGGTAACAGGGTTAATCTTATCTTTGTTATTAACTGCTTGTGGAGAAACGAAACCAGAAGAATCAAAAACTGTTTCCATCGATGGTTCAAGTACTGTGTTTCCTATTACTAATTTAATTGTCGAAAAATTCAACGCTTTAGACTCCGATGATATTAGTGTGGACTCTAATTTCTCAGGTTCGATCGGCGGATTTCGTAATTTTTGCGAAGGCAAAACCGATATTAATAACGCTTCCGTACCCATTCCCCAACGTTTTATGGAGGAGTGTAAAAAAAATGGGGTTGCCTATATCGAGTTACCCGTTGCCTTTGATGCTTTAACCGTTGTCACCCACCCTAGCAATACTTGGGCAAAAACCATGACAGTGGAAGAATTAAAAACCATTTGGCAACCTTCGGCGGAAAATTCGATCGTGCGTTGGAATCAAGTTAATAGTCAATGGGCAGATAAAACCCTTAATTTATTTGGTCCGGGTAGAGATTCGGGTACTTTTGAATACTTTACTATAGCCATTATCGGAGAGAAAGAAAGCCGTAATGATTATGTGTTTAGTGAAGATGATGACGCTTTAGTTAATGGTGTAGCACAAGACCCCAATGCTCTGGGTTATTTCGGTTATGCCTATTATTCTCAACATCAGGATAAATTACAGGCGGTTTCGATCGACAATGGCAAGGGGGCGATCGTGCCTTCTGATGCCACCATTATGGATAATACCTATCGCCCCTTAACTCGTCCATTATTTATCTATGTAAATGCCAAAAGAGCGCAGGAAAACAAAGCCTTAGAGCAATTTGTGGACTTTTATTTAAGTAACGCTTCCAAAATTGTTCACGAAGTGGGTTATTTACCTTTACCTGAGTCTGCCTACGGTGTAGCAAAAATTCATTTTCAAAAAAATCGAGTGGGTACAGTGTTTAATGGTCAACCTGTGTTAAATGCTACTATAAATGAATTATTAACTCGAACCTATGCAACGGAGGGGAAAGAAGGTTACGTTTATTGA
- the pstC gene encoding phosphate ABC transporter permease subunit PstC — MTQSDPSNNNLIMRERSPFEKTFDRGFEWLTLAFALSIGLILISVALIVAVGAYPAIKEFNFSFFTNSNWNPVTDEYGVIAVIYGTIVSSLIALIIAIPLGVGAAVFLSEDFIPENIRTVLVFLVELLAAIPSVVYGLWGIFVLIPLTTTFGTWLNQNFGWFPLFSTTPAGPGMLPAGIVLSIMILPIIIAISRDSLASLPPDLRQASLGLGATRWETIFRVLIPAAISGIMGGIMLALGRAMGETMAATMIIGNSNRISISILDPANTIASLIANQFAEASGLQISALMYAGLVLMLLTLIVNILAEYIVNQVKAKYE, encoded by the coding sequence ATGACACAGTCTGATCCTTCTAATAATAATCTGATCATGAGGGAAAGATCCCCTTTTGAAAAAACCTTCGATCGAGGTTTTGAATGGTTAACTCTTGCCTTTGCTCTGAGTATTGGCTTAATTTTGATTAGTGTAGCTCTCATTGTTGCCGTAGGTGCTTATCCTGCTATCAAAGAATTTAATTTTAGTTTTTTTACCAATAGTAATTGGAATCCAGTCACCGATGAATATGGGGTAATTGCGGTTATTTACGGTACGATCGTATCATCTTTAATTGCCTTAATCATTGCTATTCCTTTAGGAGTTGGGGCGGCGGTTTTTTTAAGTGAAGATTTTATCCCCGAAAATATTCGCACCGTTTTAGTCTTCCTAGTAGAATTATTAGCGGCTATTCCTAGTGTAGTTTATGGTTTGTGGGGTATTTTTGTCTTAATACCTTTGACTACTACCTTTGGTACTTGGCTTAATCAGAATTTCGGTTGGTTTCCCCTGTTTAGCACTACCCCTGCAGGACCGGGTATGTTACCAGCAGGGATTGTTTTATCCATCATGATTTTACCGATTATTATTGCCATTTCCCGTGACTCCCTCGCTTCCTTACCCCCCGATTTACGTCAAGCCTCCCTTGGATTGGGGGCTACCCGTTGGGAAACTATTTTCCGAGTTTTAATTCCAGCAGCCATTTCAGGGATTATGGGAGGAATTATGTTAGCTTTAGGTCGTGCTATGGGAGAAACTATGGCGGCAACGATGATTATTGGTAACTCTAACCGTATCAGTATCTCTATTTTAGACCCAGCCAACACGATCGCATCTTTGATCGCCAACCAGTTTGCAGAAGCTAGTGGGTTACAAATTTCGGCGCTGATGTATGCAGGTTTAGTCTTAATGTTATTAACGTTAATTGTCAATATCCTTGCAGAATATATTGTTAATCAAGTAAAAGCAAAATACGAGTAA
- the pstB gene encoding phosphate ABC transporter ATP-binding protein PstB produces the protein MEESLIYEEESVKIPVFELRNVDIFYGSHKAVRGVNLDIPSQKITAFIGPSGCGKSTILRCLNRLNDLISSFKLQGVVTYHGQNLYAKDIDPVVVRKRIGMVFQRPNPFPKTIYDNVAYGARVNGYKDNLDELVETSLRRAALWDEVKDKLKESGFSLSGGQQQRLCIARAIAAEPEVLLMDEPCSALDPISTLKVEELMQELKENYTIVIVTHNMQQATRIADMTAFFNAEAVGKGSKIGYLVEYDNTEKIFSNPEEQSTKDYVSGRFG, from the coding sequence ATGGAAGAATCATTAATATATGAAGAAGAATCTGTTAAGATTCCCGTATTTGAATTAAGAAATGTGGACATTTTTTATGGTAGTCATAAAGCTGTTAGGGGTGTAAATTTAGATATTCCTTCTCAAAAAATTACTGCTTTTATTGGTCCTTCTGGATGTGGTAAAAGTACTATTTTAAGATGTTTAAATCGCTTAAATGATTTAATTAGTTCTTTTAAACTTCAAGGTGTTGTTACTTATCATGGACAAAATCTATATGCTAAAGATATTGATCCTGTGGTGGTAAGAAAACGTATTGGAATGGTATTTCAAAGACCTAATCCTTTCCCGAAAACTATCTATGATAATGTTGCTTATGGTGCAAGGGTAAATGGTTATAAGGATAATTTAGATGAGTTAGTAGAAACTTCCCTTCGTCGGGCTGCTTTGTGGGATGAGGTGAAGGATAAGTTAAAAGAAAGTGGTTTTTCTTTGTCTGGTGGACAACAACAAAGATTGTGTATTGCAAGGGCGATCGCCGCTGAACCTGAAGTATTATTAATGGATGAACCTTGTTCTGCTCTTGATCCTATTTCTACCCTGAAAGTGGAGGAATTAATGCAGGAACTTAAAGAAAACTATACGATCGTAATTGTTACTCATAATATGCAACAAGCCACGAGGATAGCTGATATGACAGCTTTTTTCAATGCGGAAGCGGTGGGTAAAGGCAGTAAAATCGGTTATTTAGTGGAATATGATAACACTGAGAAAATTTTTAGTAACCCAGAAGAACAGTCCACCAAAGATTATGTTAGCGGACGATTTGGGTAA
- a CDS encoding biliverdin-producing heme oxygenase — MSVNLATMLKEGTKKSHSMAENMGFIKCFLKGVVEKNSYRKLAANLYFVYGAMEAEMERLKDHPVVSKIYFPELNRESSLAKDLQFYYGANWKNEISITPNGQVYVDRIHEIANTSPELFAAHSYTRYLGDLSGGQILKNIAEKAMNLDGEGTAFYEFETISDEKAFKNMYRQALNDLPVDQETADRIVQEANDAFGMNMKMFQELEGNLIMSIGKMLFNSLTSRRRRGSTESNNAELATAE; from the coding sequence ATGAGTGTTAATCTAGCTACCATGCTGAAAGAAGGTACAAAAAAATCCCATTCTATGGCTGAAAACATGGGGTTTATTAAGTGCTTCCTGAAAGGAGTTGTTGAGAAAAATTCCTATCGTAAACTAGCCGCCAATCTTTACTTTGTCTATGGCGCGATGGAAGCAGAAATGGAACGTTTAAAAGATCATCCCGTCGTGAGTAAAATTTATTTTCCTGAGTTAAATCGTGAGTCTAGTTTAGCAAAAGACCTTCAATTTTATTATGGTGCAAACTGGAAAAATGAAATTTCCATTACTCCTAATGGACAAGTCTATGTCGATCGAATCCATGAAATCGCCAATACTTCCCCTGAATTATTCGCAGCACACTCCTATACTCGTTACTTAGGTGATCTTTCCGGCGGACAAATCCTCAAAAATATTGCCGAAAAAGCCATGAATTTAGATGGTGAAGGTACTGCTTTTTATGAGTTTGAAACCATCAGCGATGAAAAAGCGTTCAAAAATATGTACCGTCAAGCCTTAAATGATTTACCTGTAGATCAAGAAACTGCCGATCGTATTGTACAAGAAGCCAATGACGCTTTTGGTATGAATATGAAAATGTTTCAAGAATTAGAAGGTAATTTGATCATGTCCATCGGTAAAATGTTATTTAATAGCTTAACCTCTCGCCGTCGTCGTGGCAGTACCGAATCTAACAATGCTGAATTAGCCACCGCAGAATAA
- the pstS gene encoding phosphate ABC transporter substrate-binding protein PstS — MIRTKNKFIGTLSVLTFALSLTACGGGGGETTTTGGGETGGETPTEAPTASITVPFENTVALTGAGASFPAPLYQNWFVDLNKQVPKLQVNYQSVGSGAGVEQFTAGTVDFGASDTAMKDEEIAKVSKGALMLPVTAGSIVFAYNLPGVEGLKLSRETYVDIALGKITKWNDPKIVADNPDLTLPDKSITFVHRSDGSGTTGVFTKHLAAISEDWNTKVGEGKTVQWGPDGGTFIGGKGNEGVTAQIMQSEGAIGYVEYGYAKNNNLTMAAIQNNAGQFITPTDEAASATLANVELPENLRAFISDPEGAESYPIVTYTWILAFPKYDDPNKAIAMEAMIQYALTEGQKAAPALGYVPLPQNVVEKVAAAADQITPDFTINVN; from the coding sequence ATGATTAGAACTAAAAATAAGTTTATAGGAACTTTATCCGTCTTGACTTTCGCCCTGAGTTTAACTGCTTGTGGTGGTGGTGGGGGTGAAACGACGACTACTGGAGGAGGAGAAACTGGAGGAGAAACACCCACGGAAGCTCCCACAGCTTCGATTACAGTTCCTTTCGAGAATACCGTAGCTTTAACGGGTGCAGGAGCTAGTTTTCCCGCTCCTTTATATCAAAATTGGTTTGTGGATTTGAATAAACAAGTACCAAAATTACAAGTAAATTATCAGTCTGTGGGTAGTGGTGCAGGGGTAGAACAGTTTACCGCTGGTACTGTGGATTTTGGGGCTAGTGACACTGCTATGAAAGATGAGGAAATCGCTAAAGTAAGTAAGGGTGCTTTAATGTTACCTGTTACAGCAGGTTCGATCGTCTTTGCCTATAATTTACCCGGAGTAGAAGGTTTAAAATTAAGTAGGGAAACCTATGTGGATATTGCTTTAGGAAAAATCACTAAGTGGAATGATCCCAAAATTGTTGCTGATAATCCTGATTTAACTTTACCTGACAAGTCTATTACCTTTGTTCACCGTTCTGATGGTAGTGGTACAACTGGGGTGTTTACAAAACACTTAGCGGCTATTAGTGAAGATTGGAATACCAAAGTGGGAGAAGGTAAAACCGTACAATGGGGACCCGATGGCGGTACATTTATCGGTGGTAAAGGAAATGAAGGGGTAACGGCTCAAATCATGCAATCTGAGGGTGCGATCGGTTATGTAGAATATGGTTATGCGAAAAATAATAATCTGACTATGGCTGCCATTCAAAATAACGCAGGACAATTTATTACCCCTACCGATGAAGCGGCTTCTGCAACTTTAGCTAACGTAGAGTTACCCGAAAATTTACGCGCTTTTATTTCTGATCCCGAAGGTGCAGAATCTTATCCCATCGTCACCTATACTTGGATTTTAGCTTTTCCTAAGTATGATGATCCTAACAAGGCGATCGCCATGGAAGCTATGATTCAATATGCCTTAACAGAAGGACAAAAAGCGGCACCAGCATTAGGTTACGTTCCGTTACCTCAAAACGTTGTGGAAAAAGTGGCGGCGGCGGCGGATCAAATTACTCCAGATTTTACCATCAACGTTAACTAG
- the pstS gene encoding phosphate ABC transporter substrate-binding protein PstS yields the protein MVIIRSRLIKSLTLLTFALSLNACGNNNQTREGVGKDGVPPTITVPFTSPLTLTGAGATFPAPLYQNWFVLLNRLVPMLQVNYQSVGSGAGIEQFTRGTVDFGASDIAMSDEQMAGVSRGVLLLPVTAGSIVFAYNLPGVEGLKLSRETYVGIALGTITRWNDPKIVADNPDLTLPDRNITFVHRSDGSGTTGVFTKHLADISPEWNTQIGQGTSVQWGRQGATFLGGRGNEGVTAIIQQNQGSIGYVEYGFAKKNNIPMAILENKEGNFITPSEETGTNALANVELPENLRAFISDPPGENSYPIVTYTWILAYQKYDDPNKAIAMEAMIQYALTYGQDVASDLGYIPLPQNVIETVAKVADQISPDFTITVN from the coding sequence ATGGTAATTATCAGAAGTCGATTAATCAAATCTCTCACCTTGCTTACTTTTGCCCTGAGTTTAAATGCCTGTGGTAATAATAATCAAACTAGGGAAGGAGTAGGAAAGGATGGAGTACCCCCCACCATAACTGTACCTTTTACCAGTCCTTTAACCCTCACTGGTGCAGGGGCAACTTTTCCCGCCCCCTTATATCAAAACTGGTTCGTTCTCTTGAATCGCTTAGTGCCAATGCTACAAGTTAATTATCAATCTGTGGGTAGTGGTGCTGGAATCGAGCAATTTACCAGAGGTACAGTGGATTTTGGGGCTAGTGATATTGCCATGAGTGATGAACAGATGGCGGGGGTGAGTAGAGGTGTTTTACTTTTACCCGTTACCGCAGGATCGATCGTTTTTGCCTATAATTTACCGGGAGTAGAAGGATTAAAATTAAGTCGGGAAACTTATGTGGGTATTGCCTTGGGTACGATTACTCGTTGGAATGATCCCAAAATTGTCGCCGATAATCCTGATTTAACTTTACCCGATCGAAATATTACTTTTGTGCATCGTTCTGATGGTAGTGGCACTACGGGAGTGTTTACAAAACATTTAGCGGATATTAGTCCAGAATGGAATACTCAAATAGGACAAGGGACTTCTGTTCAATGGGGTCGTCAAGGTGCTACTTTTTTAGGGGGTAGGGGTAATGAAGGGGTAACAGCAATTATTCAACAAAATCAAGGCTCGATCGGTTATGTTGAATATGGCTTTGCTAAGAAAAATAATATTCCTATGGCGATTCTGGAAAATAAAGAAGGTAATTTTATTACTCCATCGGAAGAGACTGGTACAAATGCACTAGCCAATGTCGAGTTACCCGAAAATTTACGCGCTTTTATTAGTGATCCTCCGGGAGAAAATTCTTATCCTATTGTTACTTATACTTGGATTTTAGCTTATCAAAAATATGATGATCCTAATAAGGCGATCGCCATGGAAGCCATGATTCAATATGCCTTAACCTATGGGCAGGATGTAGCCTCAGATTTAGGTTATATTCCTTTACCCCAAAACGTAATTGAAACGGTAGCAAAAGTTGCGGATCAAATTAGTCCAGATTTTACCATCACTGTTAACTAA